The Lycium barbarum isolate Lr01 chromosome 10, ASM1917538v2, whole genome shotgun sequence genome includes a region encoding these proteins:
- the LOC132614495 gene encoding protein indeterminate-domain 5, chloroplastic-like: protein MDGGSSSAMFLAMREELQNQHEMNQQGILLHHQQAQSSTMAQSQAQATTKKRRNQPGTPNPDAEVIALSPYTLMATNRYLCEVCNKGFQREQNLQLHRRGHNLPWKLKQKNPNEVAKRKVYLCPEPTCVHHEPSRALGDLTGVKKHYFRKHGEKKYKCEKCSKKYAVQSDWKAHSKTCGTREYRCDCGTLFSRRDSFITHRAFCDALAQESTRNPPTLSAIGNQFLYGNSNNINLGLSKLGSSINNTKTNGCQFDNNLIIGTPIGSSSSFFLQESNQDYANMKPMVHGLMQLPNLDQNNNNTPSMFGLNFFQNNSSNIGVGNSNNLSTSGILGDHNNISCSMPSLYGSQVENSSTCSAAPVMSATALLQKAAQIGSTTSNISTNATLLKAFGSTNTGIDGSSSSGTKSDHQALNCGNDISDGVMNAYGGGSQGYNTATKLSFEQHQPPQKKQLTRDFLGVGEIVRSMSGGFSSQREQQQQQQQHNGLNMMSSLFDPERNQSQLSFGNAGNFQ from the exons ATGGATGGAGGGTCATCATCAGCTATGTTTCTTGCAATGAGGGAAGAATTACAAAATCAACATGAGATGAATCAACAAGGAATTTTACTTCATCATCAACAGGCTCAATCCTCAACCATGGCTCAATCTCAAGCTCAAGCAACAACAAAGAAGAGAAGAAATCAACCTGGAACACCAA ATCCAGACGCAGAAGTGATAGCATTATCACCATATACCCTAATGGCAACAAACAGATACTTATGTGAGGTATGCAACAAAGGATTCCAAAGAGAACAAAATTTACAACTCCACAGAAGAGGACACAATTTGCCTTGGAAGCTAAAGCAAAAGAATCCAAATGAAGTAGCAAAACGCAAGGTGTATCTTTGTCCAGAACCAACATGTGTTCACCATGAACCTAGCAGAGCACTTGGTGACCTCACTGGGGTTAAAAAACATTACTTCAGAAAACATGGTGAGAAGAAATACAAGTGTGAGAAGTGTTCAAAGAAGTATGCTGTTCAGTCTGATTGGAAAGCACATAGCAAAACCTGTGGCACTCGTGAGTATAGATGTGATTGTGGCACTCTTTTCTCAAG GCGTGACAGTTTCATCACACATAGAGCCTTTTGTGATGCCCTTGCTCAAGAAAGTACAAGAAATCCACCCACCCTGAGTGCCATTGGCAACCAATTCTTATATGGAAATAGCAACAACATAAATTTGGGCTTGTCCAAATTGGGTTCCAGTATTAACAACACAAAGACTAATGGTTGTCAATTTGATAACAACCTCATTATTGGAACACCCAttggctcttcttcttcctttttcctTCAAGAATCAAATCAAGATTATGCCAACATGAAGCCAATGGTCCATGGCCTAATGCAACTCCCTAATCTTGATCAGAACAATAATAATACTCCTAGTATGTTTGGCCTCAATTTTTTCCAGAACAATAGCAGCAATATTGGTGTTGGCAATAGCAATAATTTGTCCACAAGTGGTATTTTGGGTGATCACAATAATATTAGTTGTTCAATGCCTTCACTTTATGGCTCACAAGTTGAGAATAGTAGTACTTGTTCAGCTGCACCAGTAATGTCAGCCACAGCACTTCTTCAAAAGGCAGCTCAAATTGGATCTACTACAAGTAATATTAGCACCAATGCTACATTGCTCAAAGCCTTTGGAAGTACTAATACTGGTATAGATGGTTCATCTTCTAGTGGCACAAAATCTGATCACCAAGCTCTCAACTGTGGCAATGACATTTCAG ATGGTGTAATGAATGCTTATGGAGGTGGATCACAAGGGTACAATACAGCAACCAAGTTAAGTTTTGAGCAGCATCAACCACCTCAGAAGAAACAATTAACCAGAGATTTCCTTGGAGTTGGAGAGATAGTAAGAAGTATGAGTGGAGGATTTAGTAGCCAaagagaacaacaacaacaacaacagcagcatAATGGATTGAACATGATGAGCTCATTATTTGATCCAGAGAGAAATCAAAGCCAGCTGAGTTTTGGAAATGCTGGCAATTTTCAATGA